From the genome of Nicotiana sylvestris chromosome 1, ASM39365v2, whole genome shotgun sequence:
TACTTAAACCCAAGGGCGGCTTTGCTTGATCGACAACGATGGGCAAACTTCGTCAAATACATGACAAAAATAATTACTTCATCGTTGCAATAGCGGGTATATTAAATTCAAATTATTGTATTCATAGCAAGAAAAGAGCTGCCACAAATTTTAGTGGTGGAGCTCATGTTGGCTAGGCCTAGCACAAGGTCTTGAGGAGGGTATAAAATGTTCACATCATTGCATTCATAGCAATAAAAGAGGTACCAGAAGATTCATCGATAGAGCTAAGAGGGCGAAGCTCAGAAACTTTTGCAAGAAGATGATCAACCCTTTCCTAGGCAAAGTTCAAAAAAACTAAGATACCAAGAGTACTAATAGGTCTCTAGTTATAGTAATTGTTTAGTACTAACAAGTGCCTTACTGTACAAATAATCGACCTTAGATATGTACTGGCCGGATATTATAATAAAATGAAGTCTAAGATTTCTTAGCAGTCATTTTATTTATGCTCTAGTAGCGtatatttttctattttataTATCTCTTTATACTTTTTCTCTCTGCTTGACTGGCTCCATGAAGTATAAGGGTTCAAGCTACAATGCACATGGGGTGAATGGGCGTAGGTTGCAAGATCATCATTCTTCAATTTTTAAGCTGCCTACTGTTTGGGGATGGGGAGATGCGCGGGGGAGTGTTTGAACATTTGAAATCTATCAGGAAGTTTGCTTTAACAATTTTCAGTGAGGTAGGATTGGTTAGCATGGTAGGATTCCTCATCCATCAGTCCTAACAATTAGGCACCCTTGTTATAGACTTATTGCAGAAGTGTGGGGCTCGTTACGTTAATGTATGGTAACTAAAAACGGCCAGCATGAATAAAAATAGTTAAACGAATACGAATTAATAAGGGCGAGAGTTTTTTTTGCTGCCAAAGCCTATCGAAGGATATGTTTGTGTGAAATTGAAGAGCTTAGGGGCAAATTTGGACTTCTATTCAAGAACTAACGTTGCTCCAAGTGCAAAATTTTAATCTTCTAGTACCCGacaactaaaaaaatatttaagaCACACACACATTTTAAAGTGCAGAAAATTTAAAAGGTGAGTATTTATATTTGTGTAAGTTTATCTAATTTATGCAACTGAAAATCTCGATTAAGGGGGAAGGATGACTCGTCTAACTATTTGCCACAATAACTCAGCTATAGGGTTTGGctgaggaaaaaagaaaaagcttTGAAGCTACGACCTGAATAAGATTGAATTTTCCTACATGGTAGAGAGTTAGCTTCGTAACACGCCGTTTATATCTAAGATTATTGAAGAAATAAATACTTGCTGGATCATATTTTCGACCTTTGTAACTAGTGGTCCTACGACAGCCCTAATGACAATCTTCAAGCCACGTTCATTTCAATTTTCTACAAGGTAGAGATTCAGGTTAATGGTTCGTACTAGATATCCTAATATTGTCAATAGTGGTACTGCTATTATACCAttgaaggaagaagaaaaaaaagaacaaaacacaaCACTTGGATGCAGAAATTTACTGAAATATTCATCTACTTCCTGGTACATCTATTACAAACCAAAATCTTGTTTAATATACAAAGAAATGATACAAGATGACACAGTAATTACAGTCACTGTAGATTTTCTTACTCATTCATGGGTAGAATGGGAGCCTTTGCCTCCAAGTGTCTGAATTATGGCCTCTAGAAGTTTGATTTCCTTATCTCGCTTAGATATCTCTTCTTGCTTTGCACGCAGCTCTTCCATGTGCAGCTCAAATACCCCTACAACCACAGAGGAGCATGTAAGTGCAAATCCATTTTGTGAGGACATGGCTGGAAATGACAAGACTCAATTTTATAAAAACACTCCATATGACTGATTGTGTAATATCATGGTCACTCTTGTTTTAAAACTGAAGCAAACCAATTTGGTTAATCTCTAGCATGAAAACAGGTAAAGACAACTGAGTAAAATGACAGTTAAGATGGCAAAATGACGGATAAAACTCTCTTGGCTAATCTAGACAGCTTAAAATTCCGCTGCGCTCGACAAAAGACTTTACATTATTTTTGTCCCGAGCCCACACTCTAAGCCCTAGCTATCTGCAtcacaaaaaggaaaaaagataaTAGAAGAAGAGGGCAAATCACCTATAATGAGTTCGAAACAAAAGGGGGATGTTGACAGTAGCCAAAATAGAACTAGATTATAGAGCAAAGTTCTTTTTACCTGTCCTAAAGAATGAAActtctaatttttgaaaaaagaagaaaaggaacaaGAGAACAAAAGAGTATCAGAGACTAAGAGGTTGATGATTAGGCAATACAATTGGTACTTGAGTTCCTTTCATTGAGGTAGGGAGGTTACAAACTTACCATAACTACTTATACAAGCACATATTCACTGTAGCAAAAGTCCATAAAGCAAATTGATTTGAAGACCATATACCATAGAGCTCTGATCAATTAACGGCTGAATTTCTAAAAGAGTCAGAAGCACATAGCCACATACTTGTGGTATTTTCAAGCTCTCTTGTAATCTCTTGTGCACGTAGTTCAGCAACCTTCTGAGCTGCCTCAGCCTGTCTTTTCTCAGTTCGTGCATGAGCAGCAGCAGAAATAGCATTATCTAATTCTCGCTCTAAAGTCTGAACTCTTTGTTCAAGAACCTGCAGCCATAGAATAGTCATTACTTTCATTAATAGTGGGAGTGAGCATACAAAAACAACAATAGTTACCCCTCGTCCCAACAAGATTACACCCCCTTACACCAGTGACAAGCCAAAAGATTCTTCAAACCTCGTGCAATTATCAACCATGACTGAGCTTCTTTGAGGTCAAATAAAGCTGGCTGGCCTCAATCCTCACTGATTACCTCTTCTCAATACATATTATTGGTGCTTTCTTTTGCTATAATTTTCATTTGAATGTTGCATCCAAACTTTTGCATACATTTCTTCTGGTAAAATCTACAAAAATTGCATGCTTACGGACACTAGTTTCTTTTGCCAGATGGATAAGCCTCCCACATCTCTTTTAAATGGCCTATTAGGAGGTATAGACACTAACATGCCAAACGTGCTGGCTTTTGTATAAAATTAGACCCACTATAACCTTTTCTGGGTTTTCCTATTCAACTTCATTGCATCTCTCTTTCAGTTTCTGGAGATAAATTGGAAACCACAAAACTTGTAGGGCTAATGAATCAACTAGGTTACCAGAAGAAAGGTAATTTAACCCAATAAGTGTTTTTCTATTCAACTAGGTTACAGTTCGTCTTGCTTATCTTTCTTCTTGTGTGAAATTGTTGCTTCCTCTTAGTTTGTCCATTTTACGCGGAAATTAAAGCTACAGTTACAGATGGTATCCAACTATCCAGTCAAATCCAACTTGGGGGCCCAAGTTATTCAAAATTTGCTGCTTCCTCTTGTGTTCACATCTACTCTTGTATTAAATCATCGTTGCAGTTTTTGCTTTAGGACACTAGGATGCCTTGGATAGTTGCTGACCTCATCTGGAACTAGTGGAgatataaggatttttgaagtcCTCTTACACCTTAAACCAAAGATTGCCATAGATGGCTCATTTTCCTTTTAGCCTCAGAATCTTTATAACAACTTTGCTCACAGTTTGAGAGAtgtctgaacttgaaatgtagaTGGCTCAATTTCCTTTTAGCATCAGAATCTTTATAACATCTTTGCTCACAGTTTGAGAGATGTCCAAACTTGAAATTAACGCACTACTCAGTGGGACTTCTCTGATGTGGTAGCTAAAGCACATCTAAAGGCAACGCAACTTGCATCATTACAAGATTGGACTTGTGAGGGGAGTTTAAAATCAATACCTAAAATTTTTTCAAGAGTATCTTGTGCTTGAGCTTTCTCAAACCTTTTAGTTAGTGATATGATTTTGTGCTCAAGCTGCTCTATGTTCTCTGTTTTCAGTTTAGCTCTTTATAAGAATTCTGTGTTATTCCGCGCATTGATTTTGAGATTCATTCACCAATAACagattgactttttcaactaaTCAAAGTAGAGTCCCATTATACACACAATAATTAAGAGTAATGCATCcagaaaacaaaataaacaaattaCAATAAAACTAACTCAATAATTCCTTATCTCAGCTATTCAGATATAGTAAAAAACTCGCCATAAATAAGAAACCTCTACTGATGAACGAGTGATAAAGAGTAGGGATCGAACCTTAAGAGTACGGGCTTGTTCGGAGGTGAGAGAGGCTTTGGCAAAGGTGTCTTCGTCGACGTACACTGCTTTCTTCACGAGTAGCTTTTGGAGAGAATCCAGATTCGACGCCATCTCCGATAGATTTCCGATCGCAGCGCTCCATCTCTCACTCCCCACTTTCCCCTTCTCCTCcatttcctctctctctctctctagctCCGAAGTCCGAACCGGAGCCGGACCCTAAAGTATATCACAGTTGACCCGTTAGTTGGAGCAAGTTACTGTTTAGTCTCTtgagtttattttgatttatgaATTGGTCCTAATTTTATTGAAAATAATACTAGTATATCTCATCTTAAATAAATGCCAAATTACTGAATAATCAGATTTCTGGTGAAAAACATGATCCTCATCTATTTTCGAAGAAATTAATATATTTAACCAGTAATTACTTTACAAAAAATTTACTCATCAAAATTAACCAAAATTTCTTTAAACGTAAACGGTCGATTTACAAAACTCATCAATCATCAAATTTTATCACAAATGTAAAAGAGCATTGAAGGAAAATAGAATTAAAGTGGACGAGGTGAGTTATAACACATTCAAATTAAATTAATATCCGCTCCTTGAAACTCTATTAGTTATTGGGGAAAAAATCTTCCCAATTAGTTGTTTAGAGTACattattaattattatatataGTAGAGAAAACAGTGAGATTCTGGATGAACTTACACTATCAATTCCTCACCCCAAAGACGTAGCCAGAGTCCGAGACAACAAACTATGTGATGAATTTAAACTCTCAGAAAGTGATGCCCCACACCAATTTCCTAGCATTAATTAGTATGTGAAATGAAAAAGAATGTCTATCTTATGAAATATTTACATGAGAAATTAAAGTTTACAGGGGCTCAAATCTTACTAAAAAATTTCTTCTCTTATATATTCACGGTCCATCCTCAATTAAAatagttaaaagaaaaaaatagagaaaaataaataattacaacTATATTTCTTTTTCAAAGATTCGTGATCTGCTCTTGATAAAATAATGTGCTATGAATCTCCAAATACATACATATAAATTTATACTAATCACTTTTTCTTAGGCTACTTATATTTCTTTTTCAAACATGCGTGATCTGCTCTTGATAAAATAATGGGCTATGAATATCTAAATacagggagaaattcaaaaatagccaaatttataagtggttattcaaaaatagccacagcttcaaaagtaatcgaaatttagctacttttcatgtaaagataaatctcaacgaaaatactgttcaaaatccgaaaaaatactccaatatattatactggaacttttcgcatgttggagttccagcataatatgctggaagttcatatacaggtgcaccgatctccagtatattatgctggaactttatatgttacagcaaaatagtggctatttttcaatgactttgcaaatgctggctatttttgaatggtcAGTCCGAAAACTTACTAGCCCATGCTATTTTGACCTAAATACATACATATAAATTTGTACTAATCACTTTTTCTTAGGCTTTAAATGCTATACTAATCACGGGTTCACTAGCCTAACTCACAGGGATTGACTGGCTCATTATGGCAACGCTATTTGCACCCACCGATATTTGATCATACTAGTGTTAAGGTACACGCGTTGTGCGTGTATTTTATCtcaataaatataaaattttgaaaagttaaataaatattatattaaatttTTTGTTTGAGTTTTAAATTAATATTAACAAAAGTGTAAGTTTCTAAAAATaatgattgttgattctatttaGTTAACTCAATAAAGTAAGAAACTCCACTTATAAGTCCTTAATCATCTCATTCAAAAAAACTTATCAAAGACAGTCTTTTTTTTCTCACGACCAAAATGCaattgttttattttcttaaCCAATaagaaatacaacaattattattttcaacaaaataaaaAATGCTATTGCAAATGTATTGGTTTCAattcttatgttttgattaatCTGCTCTTCCTTCGTTTTGTAATTGGCTTTTTTTCTCTGTCCTAGTACATAACTTTACATTTGAAAATTTCTTTCTATGGAAGTAAGGGGTCGTTTGATACGTGGACTAAATTATCCTGGTATTATAATCCTGAGATTATAATCCTTAGACTAATTTATCCCAGGTGAGAGGTGGGATAAAATAATACCAGATTTGATGGGATAAGGTGGAATAAGATGAAATATTCAAGATTAAGTTTGGGACAAAGTTTATACCATATTTGGTTGTTGGTATAAATTTATCCCCGGATAAATTTATACCACCAGCCATTATACTACCAACCAAACATAGTATAAATTTAGTACCACACTTTATCCCACCTTATCCCGTGTACCAAACCACCCCTAAGAGTCTAAGATTGTCATGGAATTTTTTAATGTTAATAGATTCTGAAAGGATATATTAATTATGAGCAAAACATGGAGTTTATGTtaagaaaattttaattttggcacatattATTAGTTACACACCTAACTTGCTCGTAGTCTTAGTTACTCATTCGAACTTTATTATTTGATAGTAGATATCCCATGGTCGCTGACATGACAAAGCGCATTGACACACTCATTTAGGCGTGTGAGAGTAGTTGTCAGATAAAGTATCTTTCGTCAGTTATCACATAGTCATATACAATACTTATTCATATGAATTGTGTATTTCTTTTTGCTTCTTCTTAATACAATGCATATCTTATCccatttaattttatatttttaaatttttttatttggaaACAATGGCTATGATTCAACTGTGTATTTCTTTTTTGGGGTCAAATTTGTAATAAATCCTAACTGAAACTCCATCATTTGAGCCAAACAAAAAAAGTTTTATCCAAAATAATGGAGTACCAACAAtgtatttcttgttatttttccttagacaaatgactatttattttaattgtatattttttattttcgagTCAAATTAGTACAAAGAAGTTGGTTGGAGCTCCATTATTTTTTTGCCTAATAAAATATGTACAACCAAAATAATGAAGTTGCAATTgtatactttatttttatttttcctttacaTGCAATaactatttattttatttcaactGTATATTTTTTGGGGGAGAAAAAATATGTAAATATACTTGCTTAAAGCTCcattattaaaaatatataaatatacttgcTTAAAGCTCCATTATTTTTTGTCAAAGAAAAAGTTTTAAGCAAAATAATGCAGTACAAACTACATAATGTTTCTTTTTATATATCTTTTAGATGTaccaattatttattttaactgtatatttcttcttttttagaTAAATTTGTCAACGTTTAGACTGAAATTTTATCATTTAAACCAAATAAAATAGATATATTTAGTTGTTAAATGAAAACTTACCcattaaaattttaagaatatCAATTACTTTCGTTTGAAAGGGAAATAAAGAGGCAAAttgataaaaaaacaaaaattacacaATGTTTTCGTCGTTGTTCTTATAAGAAAAAAAGTTTGCTTTCTATACTTTTgtacttttaaaatattttttgttgttATTGGGAAAGATATTCaatatcaaataaaaataaatgaacaaATACTTATAGAGAAGCAATATTCTCAATTCAGAACTATGGTAAAATAAAGCTCATtaatttaaaaggtaaaaaattataaaaagtaAATCTTATTTGATTCTTGTGTCCTAATTATTAGGACTTCTAACGTGAcaaatcaaataaggaaaattcTAATGAACAatgttttagttgatttcaaagtgTTAAATATTAGGAAATAATTATGTGACTATATATTTAGTTGTTAAATGAAAACTTACCcattaaaattttaagaatatCAATTACTTTCGTTTGAAAGGGAAATAAAGAGGCAAATTGATAAAAAGACAAAAATTACACAATGTTTTCGTCGTTGTTCTTATAAGAAAAAAAGCTTGCTTTCTATACTTTTgtacttttaaaatattttttgttgttATTGGGAAAGATATTTaatatcaaataaaaataaatgaacaaATACTTATAGAGAAGCAATATTCTCAATTCAGAACTATGGTAAAATAAAGCTCATtaatttaaaaggtaaaaaatttATAAAAAGTAAATCTTATTTGATTCTTGTGTCCTAATTATTAGGACTTCTAACGTGAcaaatcaaataaggaaaattcTAATGAACAatgttttagttgatttcaaagtgTTAAATATTAGGAAATAATTATGTGACTATTTTGTCCACTGTGAATTCTATTTTAAAGGGGTagaaaaggcgaacgatatttcactaagggccttcgtgcttttaatatagtatagataaacGTAAACCTTCATACTATTATGGAGTAAAATATATTCATTTCCATTGAAAAGTAATGTCTACCTTTCTTTTATTGGTTATTAAATAAattctttaattttaatttatcttttaatttattttagtcCAACCATTTCAAATGGAAACGGAAGAAAGAGTGAAAATTTTCTATTTGGTATGAGAATACTTAAGCCAAAGCGTGTTTGTGCATAGTTGGAATAAGTAAAAGTTTAATACGGTAAAGTTTAGTTGATTTCAAATTCTTAAATATTTAGGATTCttacataatttaaataaggaaatagatTCAATAGTAAAGATTATACTTGGTttaaaagtcctaaatattagaaaaataactaAAAGACTTTTTTGTTTAATGTAAATTCTATTTTtagagggtaaaaaaggcgaacgacatttcgctaagggccttcatgcttttaatatagtatagatatatacATAATACTACATGCAAATTTCCCTATCCATACATTTTATTTTTAAGACTTGTTCAATTAATCAAACAATACTTATATATTTGCACAAGCCTGGCTTCACTTTTTCAGGCCAGGTCACATGTAGCTATACATTAAACACCTTTATATTCATTTTTGTTTCCAAATGCAAGATGAGCATATTAAACGGAGGCCGATAAACCAAATGGTTAATGCATTCAACTGAACCATATCTTTTCGACACGAAGCATAAATATTGTATGTAATATTAAAATTTATACATTTTATATTacaattttattatttaaaaggataaCAGATCCATCAATAAAATCATAAAAGTTGAAGTCATTAAATTTTATTGATTTATATATAGAGTATCTTAGTTTCGCCTCTAAAAGTAAGTCGTCCTAATATATACCTTCTTATCCTCGCTCTTAATCACCGGGAACAAACACAAAGCATTAACTAACTGTTTTTGTCACTTTGGTAAAGCCAATCATGTATAGTCAGACCTCTCATTCTTATATACTACGGAAAAGAGTCATAGTTGTCCTTCTATTATCAAATATTTGTTATATTTATCCTCCGTTATACTATTTAAAGGTATTTACCCTTGCCGTTACTCTTTTTAATATTTCTACCCCTTATTTTAACGGACAACTGAGGCTCCATTCCAAACTGGCACGTTGCAAAaatctgttgatacccaattaaATAGCTAACCCATATCCAAAATGGCCTAACCATCTACCCGATTCGAAGACAAAATATTTTTCATTCCCACTATATTTTTTGCTAAATGCATCGACTTTTTCTCTCCCTATCTCTCAtgttctttctctttcttctccttCCACGAACTACCAATGATTGATTTTCATTTACCTAAATGGCTTAAGAatctaaattaatttttttaagctTTTGATTAACCTAATccaagattcatgagaagaatttgGTCTtgcataattttttttatcaataacGTTTAGGAAATATTGTTGGATCTTTTCATTTTGGGTTTCTAAGTTTCTTTACTTTCAACGAATATTAAAGATTTTATGTTCGAATTTGTATTTCTTTTTAGGAAATGATCGATGAACATTTCATCATGGTTGCCAGCAGTAAGTTCCTTGATTATGAAATAGAAGTGGCATATATTTGTGTTAAGGGAATGTTAAGATTTTGAATGGAATTGGTCGAGATTCAACGAGTTTCGTGAAAAGGGTTTATCAATTTTTGGATAGGGAtgaggaagaaggggtggaaggAAATATTGAAGATGATTATATCACTAAATTTCTTTTTTATGATACCAAAAAAGATGGTACATAGTTTGATTTGCTTTGGAAGGAAAGATCCGAATTTTTGATATGGGTTGCCTAATTAATTGGGTTTCAACAG
Proteins encoded in this window:
- the LOC104228746 gene encoding uncharacterized protein encodes the protein MEEKGKVGSERWSAAIGNLSEMASNLDSLQKLLVKKAVYVDEDTFAKASLTSEQARTLKVLEQRVQTLERELDNAISAAAHARTEKRQAEAAQKVAELRAQEITRELENTTRVFELHMEELRAKQEEISKRDKEIKLLEAIIQTLGGKGSHSTHE